One region of Bradyrhizobium betae genomic DNA includes:
- the flhA gene encoding flagellar biosynthesis protein FlhA: MVDVTAGQGVGSTNAGFPTLAEVGNILKRGDIALALGVLTILVVLILPLPAIVLDLFLAISITLSILILMTSLFIQAPLEFSAFPTVLLISTMLRLSLNMASTRLILSHGHEGTDAAGHVIEAFGSFVMGGNFVIGIIVFAILIIVNFVVITKGSGRIAEVAARFHLDAMPGKQMAIDADLSAGLIDEAVAKQRRKDLEDESGFFGAMDGASKFVRGDAIAGLLIVFINVVGGMIIGVAQQGLSFADAGRSYTLLTVGDGLVTQVPALIVSTAAGLLVSKAGVSGAADKALMKQFSGYPQALAMSAAVMLVLAALPGIPTLPFLALGSGAGALAWHARNRNRATARAVEIAKTAPAAGMPGAPGSAAAEEPISAALKIDDLKIELGYALLPLVNGPDGTDRLTEQIKALRRSLAIEMGFVMPAVRILDNVQLEANTYIIKIKEVDAGTGKIWPSQFMVMDPGGSQVQVPGIHTTEPTFGLPATWVDASLKEEASLKGYTVVDAATVLSTHLTELLKANMSDLLSYGEVQKLLKELPKEQAELVKDIVPGQVTVSGIQRVLQLLLAERISIRDLSTILEGIADSLAFSRNPATMVEHVRARLARQICAQNTSYNGYLPLIALSARWEQAFAESIIGQGEERSLAMQPSKLSEFMTGVREAFERAAREGESPVLVTSAAIRPFVRSLVERFRAQTTVLSQAEIHPRARLKTVGSI; this comes from the coding sequence ATGGTCGATGTCACCGCGGGACAAGGCGTAGGCAGCACGAACGCCGGCTTCCCCACCCTTGCCGAGGTCGGGAATATCCTCAAGCGCGGCGATATCGCGCTGGCGCTCGGCGTCCTCACCATCCTGGTGGTGCTGATCCTGCCGCTGCCCGCGATCGTGCTGGATCTGTTCCTGGCGATCTCGATCACGCTCTCGATCCTGATCCTGATGACCTCGCTGTTCATCCAGGCGCCGCTGGAATTCTCCGCCTTCCCGACCGTCCTGCTGATCTCGACCATGCTGCGCCTGTCGCTCAACATGGCCTCGACCCGCCTGATCCTGTCGCACGGGCACGAGGGCACGGATGCCGCCGGTCACGTCATCGAAGCCTTCGGCAGCTTCGTGATGGGCGGCAATTTCGTCATCGGCATCATCGTCTTCGCCATCCTGATCATCGTCAACTTCGTCGTCATCACCAAGGGTTCAGGCCGCATCGCCGAGGTCGCCGCCCGCTTCCACCTCGACGCCATGCCCGGCAAGCAGATGGCGATCGACGCCGACCTCTCCGCCGGCCTGATCGACGAAGCGGTCGCCAAGCAGCGGCGCAAGGACCTGGAGGACGAGAGCGGCTTCTTCGGCGCCATGGACGGTGCCTCGAAGTTCGTCCGCGGCGACGCCATCGCCGGCCTGCTGATCGTCTTCATCAATGTCGTCGGCGGCATGATCATCGGCGTGGCGCAGCAGGGTCTTTCCTTCGCCGACGCCGGTCGCAGCTACACGCTGCTGACCGTCGGTGACGGCCTCGTCACCCAGGTGCCGGCACTGATCGTCTCGACCGCGGCCGGCCTGCTCGTCTCCAAGGCCGGCGTCTCCGGCGCCGCCGACAAGGCGCTGATGAAGCAATTCTCCGGCTATCCGCAGGCGCTGGCGATGTCCGCCGCGGTCATGCTGGTGCTGGCGGCGCTGCCGGGCATTCCGACCCTCCCCTTCCTCGCGCTCGGCAGCGGCGCCGGCGCGCTCGCCTGGCACGCGCGCAACCGCAACCGGGCGACCGCCAGGGCCGTCGAAATTGCGAAGACCGCGCCCGCTGCGGGAATGCCGGGTGCGCCGGGCTCCGCCGCGGCCGAGGAGCCGATCTCCGCGGCGCTCAAGATCGACGACCTCAAGATCGAGCTCGGCTACGCGCTGCTGCCGCTCGTCAACGGCCCCGACGGCACCGATCGTCTCACCGAGCAGATCAAGGCGCTGCGGCGCTCGCTCGCGATCGAGATGGGCTTCGTGATGCCCGCCGTTCGCATCCTCGACAACGTCCAGCTCGAAGCCAACACCTACATCATCAAGATCAAGGAGGTCGACGCCGGCACCGGCAAGATCTGGCCGAGCCAGTTCATGGTCATGGATCCCGGCGGCAGCCAGGTGCAGGTGCCCGGCATCCACACCACCGAGCCCACCTTCGGCCTGCCCGCGACCTGGGTCGACGCCAGTCTGAAGGAGGAGGCCTCGCTCAAGGGCTACACCGTCGTCGACGCCGCGACCGTGCTCTCGACCCATCTGACCGAACTGCTCAAGGCCAACATGTCGGACCTGCTCTCCTATGGCGAGGTCCAGAAGCTGCTCAAGGAGCTGCCGAAGGAGCAGGCCGAGCTGGTCAAGGACATCGTGCCCGGACAGGTCACGGTCTCCGGCATCCAGCGCGTGCTGCAGCTGCTGCTCGCCGAGCGCATCTCGATCCGCGACCTCTCGACCATCCTCGAAGGCATCGCCGACTCGCTCGCCTTCTCGCGCAATCCCGCCACCATGGTCGAGCACGTCCGCGCCCGCCTGGCACGGCAGATTTGTGCGCAGAACACCTCCTACAACGGCTATCTGCCGCTGATCGCGCTATCGGCGCGCTGGGAACAAGCCTTTGCCGAATCCATTATCGGCCAGGGCGAGGAGCGCAGCCTTGCGATGCAGCCCTCGAAGCTGTCGGAGTTCATGACCGGCGTGCGCGAGGCGTTCGAGCGCGCCGCACGGGAAGGCGAGTCGCCGGTGCTGGTGACCTCTGCGGCAATTCGTCCCTTCGTCCGTTCCCTGGTCGAGCGGTTCCGGGCCCAGACGACGGTGCTGTCGCAGGCCGAAATCCATCCGCGGGCGCGGCTCAAAACGGTCGGAAGCATCTGA
- a CDS encoding TolC family protein has protein sequence MAHHLARSLLVLAAFGLSGCAAFSPDSGMATVSELTSQTINKDVAFVRTPEGAGAVDARVRQLLSRTLNAETAVQIALLNNKGLQAAYNELALAETDLVEQGLPPNPVFSISRISGNGASEIERQVVGDILALATLPFRSDIARERFRQAQLRAALATLRLAADVRRAYIRSVAANEMVLLLTDAKATAESTAQLAVKLGETGALNKLDQAREQVFYAETTADLAAARQAATSAREKLARLMGLWDDGLDFRLPKQLPPLPHRPQALPLIEADAVAHRIDLQIARLELTALAKSLNLTEATRFVTLLDLAGISRSTRDPEGAPFRERGFDVQFQIPVFDGGEVRVRQAAETYNLAFNRLTERAVNVRSEARDAYRTYRSSYDIASHYQREILPLRKIITEEMQLRFSSMQVDIFALLTEARQRLASLRGAIDARQKFFLAQSDLQTAVNGGGVPASSGDNSTTIAAAAPADGGH, from the coding sequence ATGGCACACCATCTTGCGCGCAGCCTGCTCGTGCTGGCCGCGTTCGGCCTCTCCGGCTGCGCCGCCTTCTCACCCGATAGCGGCATGGCTACGGTCTCCGAGCTGACGAGCCAGACCATCAACAAGGACGTCGCCTTCGTGCGAACGCCCGAGGGCGCCGGCGCGGTCGACGCGCGCGTTCGCCAGTTGCTCTCGCGGACATTGAACGCCGAGACGGCCGTCCAGATCGCGCTGCTCAACAACAAGGGGCTGCAAGCCGCCTATAACGAATTAGCGCTCGCCGAGACCGATCTCGTCGAGCAGGGCCTGCCGCCCAATCCCGTCTTCTCAATCTCTCGGATTTCAGGCAATGGCGCCAGCGAGATCGAGCGTCAGGTCGTCGGCGACATCCTGGCGCTGGCGACACTGCCATTCCGATCCGACATCGCCCGCGAACGCTTCCGCCAGGCGCAATTGCGCGCGGCGCTGGCAACGCTGCGGCTCGCCGCCGATGTGCGCCGCGCCTATATTCGCAGTGTTGCCGCCAACGAGATGGTGCTGCTGCTGACGGACGCGAAGGCGACGGCGGAATCGACCGCACAGCTTGCGGTCAAGCTCGGCGAGACCGGCGCGCTCAACAAGCTCGACCAGGCCCGCGAGCAGGTGTTCTACGCCGAGACCACCGCCGACCTCGCAGCCGCGCGGCAGGCCGCGACGAGCGCCCGCGAAAAGCTGGCACGGCTGATGGGATTGTGGGACGACGGCCTCGACTTCCGTCTGCCCAAGCAGTTGCCGCCATTGCCGCACCGGCCGCAGGCGCTGCCGTTGATCGAGGCCGACGCGGTGGCCCACCGGATCGACTTGCAGATCGCGCGGCTGGAGCTGACTGCGCTCGCCAAGTCCTTGAACCTCACCGAGGCCACGCGCTTCGTGACGCTGCTCGATCTTGCCGGCATCTCCCGCAGCACCAGGGATCCCGAAGGCGCACCGTTCCGCGAGCGCGGCTTCGACGTGCAGTTCCAGATTCCGGTCTTCGACGGCGGCGAGGTGCGGGTGCGGCAAGCGGCCGAGACCTACAATCTCGCCTTCAACCGCCTGACCGAGCGCGCCGTCAATGTGCGGTCAGAGGCGCGCGATGCCTATCGCACCTACCGGTCCAGCTATGACATCGCCAGCCACTACCAGCGCGAGATCCTGCCGCTGCGCAAGATCATCACCGAGGAGATGCAGCTCCGCTTCTCCAGCATGCAGGTCGACATCTTCGCGCTGCTCACCGAAGCCCGGCAGCGCCTCGCGTCGCTACGCGGCGCGATCGACGCCAGGCAGAAATTCTTTCTCGCCCAGTCCGATCTGCAAACCGCGGTCAATGGCGGCGGCGTGCCTGCTTCTAGCGGCGACAACTCAACCACTATCGCCGCGGCAGCACCTGCCGACGGCGGTCACTGA
- a CDS encoding MFS transporter: MVRAVHAPNHPGQIPASFTPDSRQAWVRLVIALLIGSIGGVGMWAVVVVIPVVQTEFAATRGAVSLAFTLMMFGFGLGGVIAGKITDRFGIVPAMAISIAFLGVANVLAGLSTQLWQFVAAYFLIGLGTSATFAPLMAEASHWFERYRGLAVTIVASGNYVAGTMWPPLISTGMQTIGWRYTHVGIAIVCVSLMTILVLVLRAQIGDDKVHDHANAPPPRVDLKLSTNTLTVLLSIASISCCVAMAMPQVHIVAYCGDLGYGVARGAEMLSLMMACGIVSRIGSGYLADKIGGIRTLLVGALAQGFALVFYLFFDSLTSLYIISAMFGLFQGGIVPSYAIIVREAMPASEAATRVGIVIFASVFGMSFGGWVSGIIFDATGSYAAAFANGVAWNALNIGIVVTLLIRSRMNPAKAEPGFAT, encoded by the coding sequence ATGGTCCGCGCCGTGCACGCACCAAATCACCCTGGACAAATACCGGCCTCCTTCACGCCTGATTCGCGTCAGGCTTGGGTGCGCCTTGTCATTGCGCTTCTGATCGGATCGATCGGCGGCGTCGGCATGTGGGCGGTCGTGGTCGTGATCCCCGTGGTGCAGACCGAATTCGCCGCCACGCGCGGCGCGGTGTCGCTGGCCTTCACGCTGATGATGTTCGGCTTCGGGCTCGGCGGCGTGATCGCGGGCAAGATCACCGACAGGTTCGGCATCGTGCCGGCGATGGCGATCAGCATCGCGTTCCTCGGTGTCGCCAATGTGCTGGCGGGGCTCTCGACCCAGCTCTGGCAGTTCGTCGCGGCGTATTTCCTGATCGGGCTCGGCACGTCGGCGACCTTCGCGCCGCTGATGGCGGAGGCCTCGCACTGGTTCGAGCGCTATCGTGGCCTCGCCGTGACCATCGTCGCGAGCGGCAATTATGTCGCCGGCACGATGTGGCCGCCGCTCATCAGCACGGGTATGCAGACGATCGGCTGGCGCTACACCCATGTCGGGATCGCCATCGTCTGCGTCAGCCTGATGACGATCCTGGTGCTGGTCCTGCGCGCGCAGATCGGCGACGACAAGGTCCACGACCACGCCAATGCGCCGCCGCCGCGGGTCGATCTCAAGCTTTCGACCAACACGCTGACGGTGCTGCTCTCGATCGCCAGCATCTCCTGCTGTGTCGCCATGGCGATGCCGCAGGTGCATATCGTCGCCTATTGCGGCGATCTCGGTTATGGCGTGGCGCGCGGCGCCGAGATGCTGTCGCTGATGATGGCCTGCGGCATCGTCAGCCGGATCGGCTCGGGCTATCTCGCCGACAAGATCGGCGGCATCCGCACGCTGCTGGTCGGGGCGTTGGCGCAAGGCTTTGCGCTGGTGTTCTATCTGTTCTTCGACAGCCTCACCTCGCTCTACATCATTTCCGCGATGTTCGGCCTGTTCCAGGGCGGCATCGTGCCCAGCTACGCCATCATCGTGCGTGAGGCGATGCCGGCCAGCGAAGCCGCAACCCGCGTCGGCATCGTGATCTTCGCGTCCGTGTTCGGTATGTCGTTCGGCGGTTGGGTCTCCGGCATCATCTTCGATGCCACCGGCTCGTATGCGGCAGCCTTCGCCAACGGCGTGGCGTGGAACGCGCTCAACATCGGCATCGTCGTGACGCTGCTGATCCGGTCGCGGATGAACCCGGCCAAGGCCGAACCGGGTTTTGCGACCTAG
- a CDS encoding copper oxidase: protein MFSRRGFLGTAALASASAVSGRVQAASIPEAPVMDKVVMQPPLHPISGPDYRPVVTLNGWSLPFRMNGDWKEFHLVAEPVVREFAEGMKVNLWGYNGQSPGPTIEAVEGDKVRVFVTNKLPEYTTVHWHGMIIPSGMDGVGGLTQPHIQPGKTFVYEFEMKRSGTFMYHPHSDEMVQMAMGMMGMVVVHPRDPNFRPVDRDFVFVMSTYRVDPGTYLPKVNEMTDFNMWTWNARVFPGIDPLPVRLGDKVRVRIGNLSMTNHPIHLHGHSFAVTCTDGGWIPESAQYPETTTDVPVGAVRVFDVLADNPGDWAFHCHKSHHTMNAMGHDMRNLIGVSRKDLAKAVGKLAPDGMAMGSTGMSMGNMEMPAPDNTLPMMSGTGQFGPIEMGGMFTVMKIREDLARDDYRDPGPYQFPQGTVAYEVAAPDAAPVREPGKPSHKMKM from the coding sequence ATGTTTTCCCGCCGAGGATTTTTGGGCACCGCAGCGCTTGCCAGCGCGTCCGCCGTCAGCGGCCGCGTGCAGGCCGCTTCGATTCCGGAAGCGCCTGTCATGGACAAGGTGGTGATGCAGCCGCCGCTGCACCCGATCAGCGGGCCCGACTATCGCCCCGTCGTCACGCTGAACGGCTGGTCGCTGCCATTCCGCATGAACGGCGACTGGAAGGAATTCCATCTCGTCGCCGAACCGGTGGTACGCGAGTTCGCCGAGGGCATGAAGGTGAACCTGTGGGGCTATAACGGCCAGTCACCCGGCCCGACCATCGAGGCGGTCGAGGGCGACAAGGTCCGCGTCTTCGTCACCAACAAGCTGCCCGAATACACCACCGTGCACTGGCACGGCATGATCATCCCGAGCGGCATGGACGGCGTCGGCGGACTGACCCAGCCGCACATCCAGCCGGGAAAAACCTTCGTCTACGAGTTCGAGATGAAGAGGAGCGGGACCTTCATGTACCACCCGCATTCCGACGAGATGGTGCAGATGGCGATGGGCATGATGGGCATGGTCGTGGTGCATCCGCGCGATCCCAATTTCCGCCCCGTCGACCGCGACTTCGTGTTCGTGATGAGCACCTACCGCGTCGACCCCGGCACGTACCTGCCGAAGGTCAACGAGATGACCGATTTCAACATGTGGACCTGGAATGCGCGGGTGTTTCCCGGCATCGATCCGCTGCCGGTCAGGCTCGGCGACAAGGTGCGCGTGCGCATCGGCAATCTCAGCATGACAAATCATCCGATTCATCTGCACGGTCACAGCTTTGCGGTGACCTGCACCGATGGCGGCTGGATTCCGGAGAGCGCGCAATATCCGGAGACGACGACCGACGTGCCGGTCGGCGCGGTGCGCGTGTTCGACGTGCTCGCCGACAATCCCGGCGACTGGGCATTTCACTGCCACAAGTCGCATCACACCATGAATGCGATGGGCCACGACATGCGCAATCTGATCGGCGTGTCGCGCAAGGATCTCGCCAAGGCCGTCGGCAAGCTCGCCCCCGATGGCATGGCGATGGGTTCGACTGGCATGTCGATGGGCAACATGGAAATGCCCGCGCCCGACAACACGCTGCCGATGATGAGCGGCACCGGACAGTTCGGCCCGATCGAGATGGGCGGCATGTTCACGGTGATGAAGATCCGCGAGGACCTCGCGCGCGACGATTATCGCGATCCCGGCCCCTATCAATTTCCGCAAGGCACCGTCGCCTACGAGGTCGCGGCGCCCGATGCGGCGCCGGTACGGGAGCCGGGTAAGCCCTCGCACAAAATGAAGATGTGA
- a CDS encoding DUF4864 domain-containing protein, which yields MRIAALLVAITVIFSSISACAGDVTAAQGVIRAQEQAFARDDAAGAYSHAAPAIRELFPAPDTFMSMVQNGYPPVYRHKSFEFGDSKTEGSSVLQRVNIVDANGEAWEALYTLEQQPDGSYKITGCSLLKVGREA from the coding sequence ATGCGCATCGCCGCCTTGCTCGTCGCTATCACCGTAATCTTCAGCTCCATCTCGGCCTGCGCCGGCGACGTCACTGCGGCGCAAGGCGTCATCCGCGCCCAGGAACAGGCTTTTGCGCGCGATGATGCGGCCGGCGCCTATTCTCATGCCGCGCCGGCAATCCGGGAGCTCTTCCCCGCGCCGGACACCTTCATGTCGATGGTGCAGAACGGCTATCCGCCGGTCTACCGGCACAAGAGCTTCGAATTCGGCGACAGCAAGACCGAAGGCAGCTCGGTCTTGCAGCGGGTCAACATCGTCGACGCCAATGGCGAGGCCTGGGAGGCGCTCTACACGCTCGAGCAGCAGCCGGATGGCAGCTACAAGATCACCGGCTGCTCACTGTTGAAGGTGGGACGGGAAGCCTAG
- a CDS encoding helix-turn-helix transcriptional regulator yields MEAARTPGIFVHQYAGLPNGPAFEHWRERAFGSCGLDIGPSHGDSIDCRLQVSVVDNIALAIPEGASAQYSRTQGGLADGSDDLVLIAAHAGLVCVAQNGHTVELAPAQMVLVDMGVTGTVGHTGEDRFTSIRMPRRALLDINPRAEDKLSQPLSDGALAETIFRYHALAANHAPHLDAVGQRLTAQHMVDLVGLLLGTDAEHASLARGRGHAAARLDLMRADVMAALGRNDLCLSEVATRSGLSPRQAQRLFEQAGTTFTEFVLEQRLLLARKLLGDPRARARKISDIAHSSGFSDLSYFNRAFRKRFGATPSDLREA; encoded by the coding sequence ATGGAAGCAGCAAGGACGCCGGGCATCTTCGTCCACCAATATGCAGGCCTGCCGAATGGTCCGGCCTTCGAACATTGGCGCGAGCGGGCCTTCGGGTCCTGCGGCCTCGACATCGGGCCGAGCCATGGCGACAGCATCGATTGCCGGCTTCAGGTCAGCGTGGTCGACAACATCGCGCTGGCGATTCCCGAAGGCGCCTCGGCGCAATATTCGCGCACGCAAGGCGGGCTTGCCGACGGCAGCGACGATCTCGTCCTGATCGCGGCCCATGCCGGCCTCGTCTGTGTCGCGCAGAACGGCCATACCGTGGAGCTTGCGCCCGCGCAGATGGTGCTCGTCGACATGGGCGTCACCGGCACCGTCGGCCACACCGGGGAAGACCGCTTCACCAGCATCCGCATGCCGCGCCGCGCGCTGCTCGACATCAATCCGCGGGCCGAGGACAAGCTGTCGCAGCCGCTCTCCGACGGGGCGCTCGCCGAGACCATCTTCCGTTACCATGCGCTCGCCGCCAATCACGCGCCGCATCTGGACGCCGTCGGCCAGCGCCTGACCGCGCAGCACATGGTCGATCTCGTCGGCCTCCTGCTCGGCACCGATGCCGAGCATGCCAGCCTCGCGCGCGGGCGCGGACACGCGGCGGCCCGTCTCGATCTCATGCGCGCCGACGTGATGGCCGCGCTCGGGCGCAACGATCTCTGCCTGTCCGAGGTCGCGACGCGTTCGGGGCTCAGCCCGCGCCAGGCTCAGCGCCTGTTCGAGCAGGCCGGCACGACCTTCACCGAATTCGTGCTCGAGCAGCGCCTTCTCCTGGCGCGAAAACTGCTCGGCGATCCCCGCGCGCGGGCGCGCAAGATCAGCGACATCGCGCATTCCTCCGGCTTCTCCGACCTGTCCTATTTCAACCGCGCCTTCCGCAAGCGCTTCGGCGCGACGCCGTCGGACCTGCGCGAGGCCTGA
- a CDS encoding cupredoxin domain-containing protein: protein MKTIKLALALAALSLAPALAHENHAHETFSAGEPGNPKKPARTIEIVMNEMDYTPSRIEVKRGEQIRFVLRNVGKEDHEFLLATPKENLAHAEVMKKHPHMEHDDPNGVRLAPSKTAEILWKFTKAGTFEFSCLIPDHREYGMVGHVTVK, encoded by the coding sequence ATGAAGACGATCAAACTCGCTCTGGCGCTGGCGGCGTTGTCGCTCGCGCCCGCGCTCGCCCATGAGAATCATGCGCACGAAACCTTTTCTGCCGGCGAGCCCGGCAACCCCAAAAAGCCCGCCCGTACCATCGAGATCGTGATGAACGAGATGGACTACACACCGTCGCGGATCGAGGTCAAACGCGGCGAGCAGATCCGCTTCGTGCTGCGCAATGTCGGCAAGGAGGATCATGAATTCCTGCTCGCGACGCCCAAGGAAAATCTGGCGCATGCGGAGGTAATGAAGAAGCATCCGCACATGGAGCACGACGATCCCAACGGGGTCAGGCTCGCACCCAGCAAGACCGCCGAGATCCTCTGGAAATTCACCAAGGCCGGCACCTTCGAATTTTCCTGCCTGATCCCCGACCATCGCGAGTACGGCATGGTCGGCCACGTCACCGTGAAGTAA
- a CDS encoding copper-binding protein — protein MIRIIRLAAALALTVSLTAGAVAAGGAAISGEVRKIDESAGKITLKHGPAKSLGMEEPMTMVYRVKDPALLKQVKVGDKVTFEAEEAASGYTVTRMEKAK, from the coding sequence ATGATCCGCATCATTCGCCTCGCAGCCGCACTGGCGCTGACGGTGAGCCTTACCGCTGGAGCGGTGGCGGCCGGAGGCGCCGCGATCAGCGGCGAGGTCAGGAAGATCGACGAGAGCGCCGGCAAGATCACGCTCAAGCACGGCCCGGCCAAGAGCCTCGGCATGGAGGAGCCCATGACCATGGTCTACCGCGTCAAGGATCCCGCTCTGCTCAAGCAGGTGAAGGTCGGCGACAAGGTCACCTTCGAGGCCGAGGAGGCGGCTTCGGGGTATACTGTGACCAGGATGGAGAAGGCGAAGTAG